The following proteins come from a genomic window of Pseudomonas cichorii:
- a CDS encoding efflux RND transporter permease subunit, whose product MTLSSLSIRFPVPAIMLFILLGVLGFIGLQRLGIQDFPDLDLPTVTISASLEGAAPEQLETEVARKLEDRLSSLRLLKHVTTTITSGNVQINVSFAIEKDGNEALNEVRNVVDSAMAELPASLETPSVSRMTIHDTPVLTYVIDAPGMDEEALSWFVDNELSKHLQEVKGVAQVLRVGGVEREVQVDLDPTMMAGLGLGVADVETPLKAMEVDNSGGMAELGGARMAVRTLGGIEDPQALGAVDVPTGDGRSFALRQLATIRDHHAERHSLAFLDGKPVIGVQVIRSLGFSDVSMASGIREAVADFVARQPGISLTEISDSSASVLENYHDSMNLLYEGILLAVLVVWWFLRDPRAMLIVATALPLSIIPTFGLMYFAGFTLNTVSLLALALIIGILVDDAIVEVENIARHLRMGKSPREAAMEAADEIGLAVIATTVTLVAVFLPTAFMGGVAGKLFVQFGVTASAALLFSLMVARLLTPMMAAAFLKPVEHVEQDGWLMRRYLVWIHRSLEWRKTSMALAGLFFAGSLALIGFLPTSFLPAQDIARSTITLELPPGATLEQTASLARDASARLKSIQGIRHIFSMAGTAGSDAGDGAIVNRATLTVELARRQDRELSQTELEARMRDALRPLPGARISVGGDGNGEKLDIVLASEDGNLLERTALALEPQLRQLSGVGNIASSASLQAPEVQFRPDYTRAAQLGVTSQQIADTLRLATYGSYSSALGKINLSQRQVNLRVRMSPDLRGDLERIGQLRVNGRDGQVALASLGELSTGSGPAQIDRLDRQRYVTLSVELNGRSLGEVMNQARQLPGLAHLPAGVRLVEQGEVQLMSELFGSFGLTMAIGVFCIYAVLVLLFHDFLQPATILSALPLSLGGALLGLLACDLSFSLSSVIGLLMLMGIVTKNSILLVDYAILARRDFGMSRYDALLDACHKRARPILMTTIAMGAGMLPTAIGVGADPGFRQPMAVVVIGGLLTSTVLSLLVIPVIFTYVDDLLQLFKRATKAFQHD is encoded by the coding sequence ATGACGCTGTCGTCCTTGTCCATTCGCTTTCCGGTCCCGGCAATCATGCTGTTTATCCTGCTGGGTGTGCTGGGCTTTATCGGCCTGCAACGGCTGGGTATTCAGGATTTCCCTGACCTCGATCTGCCCACAGTCACCATCAGCGCGTCCCTTGAAGGCGCGGCTCCCGAGCAACTGGAAACCGAGGTCGCCCGCAAGCTTGAGGACCGGCTTTCATCGCTGCGCCTGCTCAAGCATGTCACCACGACCATCACTTCCGGCAACGTACAGATCAATGTCAGCTTCGCCATCGAGAAGGATGGCAACGAAGCCCTCAACGAAGTCCGCAATGTGGTGGACAGCGCCATGGCGGAACTGCCCGCCAGCCTGGAAACTCCCAGCGTCTCGCGGATGACCATTCATGACACGCCGGTGCTGACGTATGTCATCGATGCGCCGGGCATGGACGAAGAGGCACTTTCCTGGTTTGTAGACAATGAGCTGAGCAAGCACCTGCAAGAGGTCAAGGGTGTTGCTCAGGTGCTGCGTGTAGGCGGTGTCGAGCGCGAGGTTCAGGTGGATCTCGATCCGACCATGATGGCCGGGCTGGGGCTGGGTGTCGCCGATGTGGAGACGCCGCTCAAGGCCATGGAAGTCGATAACTCCGGCGGGATGGCGGAGCTGGGTGGCGCACGCATGGCGGTACGCACTCTGGGTGGCATCGAGGACCCGCAGGCACTGGGCGCCGTTGATGTTCCGACTGGCGATGGTCGCTCTTTTGCGCTGCGCCAGTTGGCGACGATCCGTGACCATCATGCCGAGCGCCATTCCCTTGCATTCCTCGACGGCAAGCCGGTGATCGGTGTTCAGGTTATCCGCTCTCTGGGGTTTTCCGATGTCAGTATGGCTAGCGGGATTCGCGAGGCGGTGGCGGACTTCGTGGCCCGACAGCCTGGTATCAGCCTGACTGAAATCAGCGACAGCTCGGCCTCGGTACTGGAGAACTATCACGACTCCATGAATCTGCTGTACGAGGGGATTCTGCTGGCGGTACTGGTGGTGTGGTGGTTCCTGCGCGATCCACGGGCCATGCTGATTGTTGCAACTGCATTGCCGCTGTCGATCATCCCAACGTTTGGCTTGATGTACTTCGCCGGCTTTACCCTCAATACCGTTTCCTTGCTGGCCCTGGCGTTGATCATCGGTATTCTGGTGGACGATGCGATTGTCGAGGTGGAAAACATCGCCCGGCATCTGCGCATGGGCAAAAGCCCCCGTGAAGCTGCCATGGAGGCGGCGGATGAAATCGGCCTGGCGGTGATCGCTACCACCGTGACTCTGGTGGCGGTGTTTCTGCCGACTGCTTTCATGGGCGGTGTTGCGGGCAAGCTGTTCGTGCAGTTCGGGGTCACGGCGTCGGCGGCGCTGCTGTTTTCGTTGATGGTTGCGCGCTTGCTGACCCCGATGATGGCTGCGGCCTTTCTCAAGCCCGTGGAGCATGTCGAACAGGATGGCTGGCTGATGCGCCGCTATCTGGTGTGGATTCATCGCAGCCTTGAATGGCGCAAGACCAGCATGGCCCTGGCCGGGTTGTTCTTTGCCGGCTCACTGGCGCTGATCGGCTTCTTGCCTACCAGTTTTCTGCCAGCTCAGGACATTGCCCGATCCACCATTACCCTGGAACTGCCACCAGGTGCCACTCTTGAACAGACTGCCAGCCTGGCCCGGGATGCCAGCGCCCGACTGAAATCGATCCAGGGTATCCGGCATATCTTTTCCATGGCGGGGACGGCGGGCAGCGATGCGGGGGATGGCGCGATCGTCAACCGGGCGACGCTGACGGTTGAACTGGCTCGACGTCAGGATCGCGAACTCAGCCAGACCGAACTGGAAGCCCGCATGCGCGACGCCTTGCGTCCGCTGCCGGGGGCTCGTATCAGCGTTGGGGGCGATGGTAATGGCGAAAAACTCGATATCGTGCTGGCCAGCGAAGACGGGAATCTGCTGGAGCGAACCGCGCTGGCGCTTGAACCTCAGCTGCGTCAACTGAGCGGTGTGGGCAATATTGCTTCCAGCGCCTCACTGCAGGCGCCGGAAGTCCAGTTCCGGCCCGATTACACAAGGGCTGCGCAACTGGGAGTCACCAGCCAGCAGATTGCCGACACCTTGCGTCTGGCCACCTACGGCAGCTATTCCTCGGCACTGGGCAAGATCAATCTTTCCCAGCGTCAGGTGAATCTCAGGGTGCGTATGAGCCCTGACCTGCGGGGTGATCTCGAACGTATCGGCCAGTTGCGCGTCAATGGCCGGGATGGTCAGGTGGCGCTGGCCTCCCTGGGAGAGCTGAGCACTGGCAGCGGGCCGGCACAGATCGATCGTCTGGACCGTCAGCGTTACGTCACGCTGTCGGTCGAACTCAATGGTCGCAGCCTGGGCGAAGTGATGAACCAGGCCCGTCAGTTGCCGGGGCTTGCGCATCTGCCTGCCGGCGTCCGGCTGGTGGAGCAGGGCGAAGTGCAGTTGATGAGCGAGCTGTTTGGCAGCTTCGGCCTGACCATGGCCATCGGTGTGTTCTGCATCTATGCAGTGCTGGTGCTGCTGTTTCACGACTTCCTGCAGCCAGCCACCATTCTTTCCGCGCTGCCTCTTTCCCTCGGTGGTGCATTGCTGGGTTTGCTGGCCTGCGACCTGAGTTTTTCCCTCTCTTCGGTCATCGGTCTGCTGATGCTCATGGGCATCGTCACCAAGAATTCGATCCTGCTGGTTGACTACGCCATTCTCGCGCGCCGGGATTTCGGCATGAGCCGTTATGACGCACTGCTCGATGCCTGCCACAAGCGTGCGCGGCCGATCCTGATGACCACCATCGCCATGGGCGCCGGCATGCTGCCGACCGCTATCGGCGTGGGTGCCGATCCGGGATTCAGGCAGCCCATGGCGGTCGTGGTGATCGGCGGATTGCTGACCTCCACCGTGCTCAGCCTGTTGGTGATTCCGGTGATCTTTACCTACGTGGACGACCTGCTGCAGCTCTTCAAGCGCGCAACGAAGGCTTTTCAGCATGACTGA
- a CDS encoding efflux transporter outer membrane subunit: protein MDIFKTAAKRSLPILIALITSGCVMGPDYQPPAVSMPAQWHAPLPHGASVKALSGWWQQFNDPQLERLLQWAEADSPTLDQARASIQQARATLAVSDADASPTLRGSLSRNRTGERQDSTRQSYSSSSAGLDAAWELDLFGKFRRNREAAANRIQARVDDWHDARVSLAAEVADDYVQYRGCQRLVLAYQEQLDSQRQTAELTGLSLRAGFTAPADLVLTQASAASSQSTLINQRSECELLLKQLTQLTGSDENRVRELLGQAPAILPSPARLDVHSIPADLIRQRPDLASRERELAAASADIGVAEAQRWPSLSLSGSFAVGTSNGQLLRNWTVGPLLSLPLLDGGLGRATVKSAEAAYDSALAAYRQTLRTSVGEVEQALVRLDAARRREADVERATQGYSEYFQAVDKSWQAGGVSILDREVARRSALDARIELITLQQEQVRYWIALYKALGGGWQDSPENRSVAQASTGERS from the coding sequence ATGGATATCTTCAAAACGGCAGCGAAACGTTCACTGCCGATACTCATTGCCCTGATCACCAGCGGCTGTGTGATGGGACCCGATTACCAGCCTCCGGCGGTCAGCATGCCCGCGCAATGGCATGCACCTTTGCCCCATGGTGCCAGCGTCAAGGCGCTGTCCGGCTGGTGGCAGCAATTCAACGACCCGCAACTCGAACGCCTGCTGCAATGGGCCGAGGCCGACAGCCCGACGCTGGATCAGGCCCGGGCAAGCATTCAGCAGGCCAGGGCGACCCTGGCGGTAAGTGATGCCGATGCGTCACCTACGTTGCGAGGCAGCCTTTCGCGCAACCGCACAGGCGAACGTCAAGACAGTACGCGACAGTCTTATTCCAGTTCATCGGCGGGTCTTGATGCTGCCTGGGAACTCGACCTCTTCGGCAAGTTCCGGCGCAATCGTGAAGCTGCAGCCAATCGTATCCAGGCTCGTGTCGATGACTGGCATGACGCACGGGTATCACTGGCTGCCGAAGTGGCCGATGACTATGTTCAATATCGAGGTTGTCAGCGCCTGGTCCTGGCCTATCAGGAGCAGCTCGACTCGCAACGCCAGACCGCCGAACTCACCGGGCTGTCCCTCAGGGCCGGCTTCACTGCACCGGCCGATCTGGTCCTGACCCAGGCGTCGGCAGCCAGCAGCCAGTCGACCCTGATCAATCAGCGCAGCGAGTGCGAGTTGCTGCTCAAACAACTGACTCAACTGACCGGCAGCGATGAAAACCGGGTGCGTGAATTGCTGGGCCAGGCCCCGGCAATATTGCCGTCGCCAGCCCGCCTGGATGTCCATTCCATTCCTGCCGACCTGATCCGCCAACGTCCCGACCTGGCCTCGCGAGAGCGCGAGCTGGCCGCTGCCAGCGCAGATATTGGCGTGGCCGAAGCACAGCGCTGGCCAAGTCTTAGCCTTTCCGGCTCGTTCGCCGTCGGTACCAGCAATGGTCAACTGCTGCGCAACTGGACGGTCGGGCCTTTATTGTCGCTACCACTGCTCGATGGTGGCCTTGGTCGCGCCACGGTCAAGAGTGCCGAGGCGGCCTATGACTCGGCGCTGGCGGCTTATCGGCAAACCTTGCGCACCTCTGTGGGTGAGGTGGAGCAGGCGCTGGTCCGACTCGATGCGGCGCGACGCCGTGAGGCCGATGTAGAGCGGGCGACCCAGGGCTATAGCGAATATTTTCAGGCCGTGGACAAATCCTGGCAGGCGGGTGGTGTGAGCATTCTGGACCGGGAGGTGGCTCGGCGTTCTGCGCTGGATGCCCGGATCGAACTGATCACCTTGCAGCAGGAGCAGGTGCGTTACTGGATTGCTCTTTATAAAGCGTTGGGTGGTGGCTGGCAGGACAGCCCTGAAAACCGGTCAGTCGCGCAGGCTTCGACAGGAGAGCGATCTTGA
- a CDS encoding efflux RND transporter periplasmic adaptor subunit, with amino-acid sequence MRSRPQAPVAEPVSNLSSLSVEVTRAQWRPWPDELTASGRLLPWQEALISAETGSLRIASINADIGDRVRKGQVLATLAQDSLQAEQSRQQATVEQARANLQKAQSDVRRAEVVGVTGVLSAQQSEQYRIALATAKAELGVASADMQSIRIRLGQTRIVAVDDGIVSSRTALLGNVVNAGTELFRLVREGRIEWQAELDARQLLQVKPGQHAQLTLPDGQSVSGQVRLLSPILDNNTGRALVYVALESGSAARSGMYASGRIELPARPALTVPDTAVFLRDGRSWVFTVGADERVAQRQVQVGRRRDNAVEIVSGLDERQTIVRSGGAFLSDGVHVTPVAAGAVQP; translated from the coding sequence ATGCGCAGTCGCCCACAGGCCCCGGTCGCCGAGCCGGTGAGTAATCTCAGCAGTCTCAGCGTCGAAGTCACTCGTGCGCAGTGGCGTCCCTGGCCTGATGAGCTGACGGCAAGCGGCCGTCTCTTGCCCTGGCAGGAGGCGTTAATCAGTGCTGAAACCGGCAGCCTGCGCATCGCCAGTATTAATGCCGATATCGGCGACCGGGTACGCAAGGGACAGGTGCTGGCCACTCTGGCTCAGGACAGCCTGCAGGCCGAGCAGAGCAGGCAGCAGGCAACCGTCGAGCAGGCCCGGGCCAATCTGCAAAAGGCACAATCCGATGTGCGTCGCGCCGAGGTGGTCGGTGTGACCGGTGTGTTGTCCGCCCAGCAAAGCGAGCAATACCGTATTGCTCTGGCCACTGCCAAGGCCGAACTCGGCGTTGCGAGCGCCGATATGCAGAGCATTCGTATCCGTCTTGGTCAGACCCGAATCGTGGCGGTCGATGATGGCATCGTCTCATCGCGTACTGCGCTGCTGGGTAACGTGGTGAATGCCGGGACCGAACTGTTTCGGCTGGTGCGTGAAGGTCGCATCGAGTGGCAGGCCGAGCTGGATGCCCGGCAACTGCTTCAGGTCAAACCCGGACAGCACGCACAATTGACGCTGCCCGATGGCCAGTCGGTGTCGGGTCAGGTTCGTCTGCTGTCGCCCATCCTCGATAACAACACCGGTCGGGCGTTGGTGTACGTGGCGCTTGAGTCAGGCAGTGCGGCGCGCTCTGGCATGTATGCCAGTGGTCGCATCGAGTTGCCTGCCCGACCTGCGCTGACGGTCCCGGATACTGCCGTGTTTCTGCGTGATGGCCGTTCATGGGTATTCACTGTCGGTGCGGATGAGCGCGTTGCGCAGCGTCAGGTACAGGTCGGGCGTCGCCGGGACAATGCCGTGGAAATCGTCTCCGGGCTGGACGAGCGACAGACCATCGTGCGCTCCGGTGGAGCCTTCCTCAGTGATGGCGTCCATGTAACTCCGGTGGCCGCGGGGGCTGTGCAGCCATGA
- a CDS encoding diaminobutyrate--2-oxoglutarate transaminase family protein: MQELSYLKKVESNARTYAATFQRLFVSGNGSRLKDDQGREYLDCLANAGTLALGHNPAVVREAVLQFLDTDQLQQGLDLATPAKHEFVQALFSTLPAAMRNNSKILFCGPSGSDAVEAAIKLARHYTQRTPLMAFHGGYHGMTAGALSAMGNLKPKINAGAVNPGTHFLPFPYALRCPFGTDGSQTDQLSIEYIRTVLSDPEGGVQKPAAVIVEVIQGEGGCIAASANWLRELREITREQEILLIIDEVQTGLGRTGSTFAIEHSGIVPDILVLSKAIGGGYPMSVIVFAEHLDTWSAGMHAGTFRGNQIAMVAGAATIRHVQSQNLAAQAAERGERLASGLKDIAQRYPALAEVRGRGLMLGVEVTHPKEKGRTGPGHSQLARAIKLNCFENGLMIETGGRHSSVLRFLPALTISEEEVGMVLERFEDSVAAAIKAP; this comes from the coding sequence ATGCAAGAGTTGAGCTATCTGAAAAAAGTCGAATCCAACGCAAGGACTTACGCGGCCACATTCCAACGCCTGTTCGTCAGCGGTAACGGTTCACGCCTCAAGGATGACCAGGGACGTGAATACCTTGACTGCCTGGCCAATGCCGGCACTCTTGCACTGGGTCACAATCCTGCCGTTGTCCGCGAAGCCGTATTGCAATTCCTGGATACCGATCAACTGCAACAGGGTCTGGACCTGGCCACACCGGCCAAGCATGAATTCGTGCAGGCGCTGTTCTCTACATTGCCTGCGGCCATGCGCAATAACAGCAAGATCCTGTTCTGCGGCCCCAGCGGCTCGGACGCAGTGGAAGCCGCCATCAAGCTGGCCCGTCATTACACCCAGCGCACTCCGCTGATGGCGTTTCACGGCGGCTATCACGGCATGACCGCAGGCGCCCTGTCGGCCATGGGTAATCTCAAGCCCAAGATCAACGCAGGTGCGGTCAACCCCGGCACTCACTTCCTGCCCTTCCCTTATGCACTGCGCTGCCCCTTCGGTACCGATGGCTCTCAGACCGACCAACTGTCTATCGAATACATACGCACGGTGCTCAGCGATCCCGAAGGTGGTGTGCAGAAACCCGCGGCAGTGATCGTCGAAGTGATTCAGGGCGAAGGCGGCTGCATTGCGGCGTCGGCAAACTGGCTGCGCGAGTTGCGCGAGATCACCCGCGAGCAGGAAATCCTGCTGATCATCGATGAAGTACAGACCGGCCTGGGCCGTACCGGCAGCACCTTTGCCATTGAACATTCCGGAATCGTCCCGGACATCCTGGTGCTGTCCAAGGCCATTGGTGGCGGTTATCCGATGTCAGTGATCGTCTTTGCCGAACATCTGGATACCTGGAGCGCCGGCATGCATGCGGGTACTTTCCGTGGCAATCAGATTGCAATGGTTGCGGGTGCTGCGACTATCCGCCATGTGCAATCACAAAACCTGGCAGCCCAGGCGGCAGAGCGAGGCGAAAGACTTGCCAGCGGCCTCAAGGACATTGCCCAACGCTACCCGGCACTGGCCGAGGTGCGTGGTCGCGGTCTGATGCTGGGGGTCGAGGTCACTCATCCCAAAGAAAAGGGACGCACCGGGCCAGGCCACTCGCAACTGGCACGTGCCATCAAGCTCAACTGCTTCGAGAATGGCCTGATGATCGAAACCGGAGGACGCCACAGCTCCGTGTTGCGATTCCTGCCGGCACTGACCATCAGCGAAGAGGAAGTGGGTATGGTTCTGGAGCGTTTTGAAGATTCGGTTGCGGCGGCCATCAAGGCGCCTTGA
- a CDS encoding LysE family translocator, with translation MSGSIFLTLLAVLAVPGPTNSLLFQTGMNRGFNAKSLLWVGAEWLAYMIQITAWGLTLDRVARDYPWVATLSKAFAVCFLFYIAMKLWSMARSGQHADDAPGLSPTGLFVATLTNPKGLFFASFVAPAGTFLSSADYLAFMSTFTAVVLPVGSAWVIFGACFGSRLSSPRSSQLLNKGVSMVIGLFATGLLYNLASHSFTV, from the coding sequence ATGAGTGGTTCAATCTTTCTGACGCTGCTTGCCGTGCTCGCGGTTCCCGGCCCGACCAATTCGCTGTTGTTCCAGACCGGCATGAACCGGGGGTTCAATGCGAAGTCACTGTTGTGGGTGGGGGCAGAGTGGCTGGCCTATATGATTCAGATCACGGCCTGGGGCCTGACCCTGGACCGGGTCGCTCGCGACTATCCCTGGGTGGCGACGCTCAGCAAGGCCTTTGCAGTGTGCTTCCTGTTCTATATTGCGATGAAACTCTGGTCCATGGCACGTTCCGGCCAGCACGCTGATGATGCCCCGGGCCTATCACCGACAGGTTTGTTCGTTGCGACACTGACCAATCCCAAGGGGTTGTTCTTCGCCTCGTTCGTGGCACCTGCCGGTACTTTCCTGAGTAGTGCGGACTACCTGGCATTCATGAGCACTTTTACCGCTGTCGTCCTGCCGGTCGGTTCGGCCTGGGTCATCTTCGGCGCCTGCTTCGGCAGCCGGTTGAGTTCACCGCGTTCTTCGCAACTGTTGAACAAGGGCGTTTCCATGGTGATCGGCCTGTTCGCGACCGGTCTGCTTTACAACCTGGCTTCGCATTCGTTTACCGTCTGA